CCATCCAGGGATTCACCTTAAAATACTCAGGAATGGTGATGTTACCAAACCATCCTTTTTTTAAAACACCCTGCAAACTGGGATAAAGATGAGCAAAAATTCCTGAACCAACTAAAATCCCGATTAGACCACCGAATAAGGCATCCAGATTACCCTGGCCAATCGCCGCAGATATGGTTCCTGGACAATAACCGAGTACCGCAAAACCCACACCAAATATCAACCCACCAATAACGG
This is a stretch of genomic DNA from Candidatus Atribacteria bacterium. It encodes these proteins:
- a CDS encoding YeeE/YedE family protein, which codes for MGIIFGFLLQKGGAGKYDIILGQLLLKDFTVIKIMLSAVVIGMIGIYILKGLGLVQLHPKPGSMGMTVIGGLIFGVGFAVLGYCPGTISAAIGQGNLDALFGGLIGILVGSGIFAHLYPSLQGVLKKGWFGNITIPEYFKVNPWM